The nucleotide window GAGCGCGACTGCCATCCCGATCAAGGCGAAGCTACTCATTAATTTCATTCTAACCATAGGAAACCTCCCTCCAACAAAAGCCGGTGCTTCTGGTGGGAATTCAAGTTGTTTTTCTCCTCAGCCGGTTGCGGTCGAAGCTTACGAAGAATAGAAAAAAGAGTCGATGAGCTGAGGGCCAATATGACAGAAGTGGCAAAAAAATGAGGTGAAAACGGCCATGAATGGCAAAAAATGGCCTAAAAACATGACATGTCTGTCTTGTTGAACCTTGAGCGTTTCGATCGTAAGATGTGCCGCTATGCGTCGTAGACCTACATTGTGCATGCTAACCCTGGCTTTGCTTTTTATGCTCTTAAGTGCTTGCGGAGGCAGACAGGGACAAAGTGATGCCGAGCGATCCGTGACCGAAATGCATTTGGCTGCCGGTATGCGTCAAGAAAGCAATATCCCAGGTGCGCTTCAGCACTATCAAACAGCCTTGGAGCTTGATTCGGAAAATGCCGAAGCTCATTTGCAACTTGGCCATTTGTATTTAACTGAAGTTGACTACCGTGATTTGAGCAAAGCAGAAGTGCATCTTAAAGAAGCTTTGAGACTCAGAGACGAACTTGAATCCGTGCGGCGTGGCTTAGCACCTGAAGCACAGACGATGCTTGGTGCGCTCTATATTAATGAAAAGCGCTTTGCCGATGCCGAGAAAGTGCTTCAAGAGGCGATTGCTGACGTGAACAACATGCAACCTCATTTTGCATGGGGTAACCTCGGATGGGCCCACTTTGAGCAAAAAGATTATCAGAAAGCTGAACAGGCTTTAGGGCGAGCTGTGCAACTGCAACCTCGTTTTTGTGTGGGCCATTACCGCCTCGGGCAAATCTATGTCGCGAT belongs to Myxococcales bacterium and includes:
- a CDS encoding tetratricopeptide repeat protein, producing MRRRPTLCMLTLALLFMLLSACGGRQGQSDAERSVTEMHLAAGMRQESNIPGALQHYQTALELDSENAEAHLQLGHLYLTEVDYRDLSKAEVHLKEALRLRDELESVRRGLAPEAQTMLGALYINEKRFADAEKVLQEAIADVNNMQPHFAWGNLGWAHFEQKDYQKAEQALGRAVQLQPRFCVGHYRLGQIYVAMKNYERAEEVLTGAIENDARCKSFFQDAWRLRGEIRAELGHREDAISDFERCVEIAKSTTTGKSCRRYLEASR